The segment GCGTCTTATTTTCGCTAAGTGATATTTCCGTTCAAATCAAGCGAGAAACGACCCTCCGCCAACTGGCGTCTACGGACTCCCTGACGGGCATTTACAATCGGCGCTCATTTTTTGAATTGGCGGATCAGGCGATCGCCGATTTAATGCAAAGCGATCGCCCCTGTTGTGTTTTGATTCTGGACATTGATCACTTCAAAACCATTAACGACACGCTGGGGCATGCCCAAGGGGATGAAGTGATTCGACGGGTTGCCCAACTTTGCGCCCACATGCTGCGAAGTGGGGATGTGCTGGGGCGAATTGGGGGGGAAGAATTTGCGGTGCTGTTGGTAAAGACTTCGCTGAGTGCGGCAAACTCCATTGCTGAACGATTACGCCAACGGATCGAGCGTACCCAGTTAGTGGCTCAGTCGGACTCGATTCAATTTACGGTGAGTGTGGGAGTAGCGGCGGTGCGACCAGGGGATACGGTCAGCACCGCTCTCCATCGAGCAGATCTGGTACTCTACCAGGCAAAGGCGAAGGGACGCAATCGGGTAGAGCAATATGTTGAGAACTCGGAAGAGTCGAGCGTTGAGGGTTAGGTCGAAGCGCTATTTAAAACCTCTTG is part of the Synechococcales cyanobacterium T60_A2020_003 genome and harbors:
- a CDS encoding sensor domain-containing diguanylate cyclase; amino-acid sequence: NLLFFDSDTPSACGGVVHFLNERAAELFGFALQEAGRYRETDFWDSLSDRTTFLSQLQKQGRIANFEACLRRADDTPFWSLISGVEITYNDLPCVLFSLSDISVQIKRETTLRQLASTDSLTGIYNRRSFFELADQAIADLMQSDRPCCVLILDIDHFKTINDTLGHAQGDEVIRRVAQLCAHMLRSGDVLGRIGGEEFAVLLVKTSLSAANSIAERLRQRIERTQLVAQSDSIQFTVSVGVAAVRPGDTVSTALHRADLVLYQAKAKGRNRVEQYVENSEESSVEG